A region of the Lentimicrobiaceae bacterium genome:
CCTTTACTTCCTTGGGCATCTACTAAGGTAAGCCCGTAGTTATGTTCGCTAAGCTGTTGTACAAGTTCTTCGTAATGGGTCCCGGTAATCAAACGGATGATTACATTTCCTATAGATATTTTTTCCTCGAGAATAATTCCTATGAAATTTCCCATGGCAAAACCGGCTCCATAGGCTATGTAGCATAATACATTATCAAGATGTTTCATGATTTGGCTTACGGCAACCAACCAGATTATTACTTCGAAAAAACCCAGAAAAGGAGCTATAAATTTATAGCCTTTCGAAAGAAAAATCAAACGAAGGGTGCCAATACTTTGGTCGGCTATGCGGGAAAGGAAAATCAATAGCGGCAGAATAACCCACGTAAATATTTCATTATCATTAAATCCTAAAAAAACTTGTTCCATCTTTTTTATGTCATTAAACGACATGCAAACTTACGATTTTTTTTACTTCCCAAATTTGCAGCTTTAAATCAATAACACTCGACGAAAACAAACTGGTAAAGTTAAAATTGTAAGAAAAATTCTTGTCTCCCGGCAAGAAGTCTTAAAGGCGAAGTTACTCGGAATATTGGAGTTACATTATTAACTTCTTTTAAAACCGTTTATACTTGAATTAATATTTTATTATTAGGTAATTTGTAAAATAGGATGTTTTTTGTAAAATTATAAAAACTCTGGAATAGAAAAACGCTTGTACTTATCGTTTTTGTACTTTTGAAAATATTTCCGACGGAATGCAGTTAATATAATTTAAAACAGAAATTAGTTAATAATTAAAACTTTGGAACAACATAACTTATGATAAAAAAATTGATTTTGTGTGCTTTCCTGTTGACGATTTGCACTTTTTTTGTTAACGCACAGCGTATTAAAGGTGCACTTACCGGGGGGGTCAATATTTCGCAGGTGGATGGCGACGAGGTGTATGGATACAGAAAATGGGGAATTAATGCCGGTCCCTCAGCGATTGTCCCTCTTAGTGAAAAATGGTCAATTGGAATTGAACTTCTTTATAACCAAAAGGGAAGCTATCAGAAAAGACAATCATTTGACTCAACTTTTGTTATAAGTGGTACTGACACCACATGGATTACCGGGCAATATAAATTACGGCTCAATTATGCAGAAGTCCCCATTA
Encoded here:
- a CDS encoding PorT family protein, which codes for MIKKLILCAFLLTICTFFVNAQRIKGALTGGVNISQVDGDEVYGYRKWGINAGPSAIVPLSEKWSIGIELLYNQKGSYQKRQSFDSTFVISGTDTTWITGQYKLRLNYAEVPIMAYYTDKKIITVGTGFSWGRLVGVKEWEHGKLNENTDLNGPYDKDDFCWLADIRFRVYKKLHFNVRYAYSINKIRTRTFESTDQSRQ
- a CDS encoding DUF2179 domain-containing protein — its product is MEQVFLGFNDNEIFTWVILPLLIFLSRIADQSIGTLRLIFLSKGYKFIAPFLGFFEVIIWLVAVSQIMKHLDNVLCYIAYGAGFAMGNFIGIILEEKISIGNVIIRLITGTHYEELVQQLSEHNYGLTLVDAQGSKGPVKIIFSIIKRKDIPHIVSLINMYSPHIFYTIEEVKDIKKGIFRSVSRKSIFKSYGINLKKTK